A genomic segment from Bosea sp. OAE506 encodes:
- a CDS encoding acyl carrier protein: MSDVAERVKKIVVEHLGVEPEKVVDGANFIEDLGADSLDTVELVMAFEEEFGVEIPDDAAETIVTVGDAVKFLSKSA, from the coding sequence ATGAGCGATGTCGCCGAGCGCGTGAAGAAGATCGTGGTCGAGCATCTCGGCGTCGAGCCTGAGAAGGTCGTGGACGGCGCGAACTTCATCGAAGACCTCGGGGCCGACAGCCTCGACACGGTCGAGCTCGTGATGGCCTTCGAGGAAGAGTTCGGCGTCGAGATCCCCGACGATGCGGCCGAGACGATCGTCACCGTCGGCGACGCCGTGAAGTTCCTGTCGAAGTCGGCCTGA